One Campylobacter pinnipediorum subsp. caledonicus genomic window carries:
- a CDS encoding aminotransferase class IV has translation MSSSKKSIFLFETIKLVDHKPQNLKYHISRAKNSIDKSLEFEFEDILEKTSSEAPLGTARAKIIYNLEGEFIRSEFYPYKARNFRSFYIVSADFDYSKKFLDRSLIDEAKSNYEEIIITKDGFVTDTSIANIAIFDNGWITPKTPLLKGTCRARLIENGFLRQENISINRLMNTKRFAIMNALIDFCEIEDFKIIKTI, from the coding sequence ATGAGCTCATCAAAAAAGTCTATTTTCCTTTTTGAAACTATAAAATTAGTTGACCATAAGCCACAAAATTTAAAATACCATATATCAAGAGCTAAAAACTCTATAGATAAATCATTGGAATTTGAATTTGAAGATATATTAGAAAAAACTTCAAGCGAGGCTCCTCTTGGTACTGCTAGAGCTAAGATTATATACAATCTAGAAGGCGAGTTTATAAGATCTGAGTTTTATCCATATAAGGCTAGAAATTTTAGGAGTTTTTATATAGTTAGTGCTGACTTTGACTATAGTAAGAAATTCCTAGATAGAAGCCTTATAGATGAAGCAAAAAGTAATTATGAAGAAATCATAATTACCAAAGATGGCTTTGTGACTGATACCAGTATAGCAAATATTGCTATATTTGATAATGGTTGGATAACTCCAAAAACACCTCTTTTAAAAGGAACATGCAGAGCTAGACTTATAGAAAATGGATTTTTAAGACAAGAAAACATATCTATAAATAGACTTATGAATACTAAAAGATTTGCTATAATGAATGCTTTAATTGATTTTTGCGAGATTGAAGATTTTAAGATTATCAAAACAATATAA
- a CDS encoding GyrI-like domain-containing protein — MRYKKGKYLVFKKEGRIPEIVIELWQEIWHFFENSTIKRTYTTDFEKYIDNNKVEIYISIL, encoded by the coding sequence TTGAGATACAAAAAAGGAAAATATCTAGTTTTTAAAAAAGAGGGTAGAATTCCAGAAATTGTTATAGAACTATGGCAAGAAATTTGGCATTTTTTTGAAAATAGCACCATAAAAAGAACTTATACTACTGATTTTGAAAAATACATTGATAATAATAAAGTAGAAATTTATATATCAATTTTATAA
- a CDS encoding aminodeoxychorismate synthase component I produces the protein MVKNLIDSYGNKPFIAILSYDEPENNIICAPEDAEKFGIKFKINAKNYNKINYSLEKEPIEFEKYLERFNILSKYQQSEQNELLNLCFPTKIKTNLSLEEIYQYSTAKALVYKKNDFVCFSPEPFITIKNGHIHTFPMKGTIDATLPNAKETLLNNKKEIDEQYKMVGFMKDDLSLVAEDIKVEKFRYIQRVKNLYQTSSYLKGKIKPKLSLGDIFSALVPAASIAGSPRDKAIEIIKECEISKRGFYTGVFVYFDGKICKSFVLIRFVKQTQDGLCFFSGGGVTKQSDPKKEYDELIKKVYFPF, from the coding sequence ATGGTAAAAAACCTAATAGACTCTTATGGCAACAAACCTTTTATAGCTATTTTAAGCTATGATGAGCCAGAAAATAATATTATCTGTGCCCCTGAAGATGCTGAAAAATTCGGAATAAAATTCAAAATAAATGCTAAAAATTATAATAAAATTAACTACTCTCTTGAAAAAGAGCCTATAGAGTTTGAAAAATATCTAGAACGCTTTAATATTTTATCAAAATATCAACAAAGCGAGCAAAATGAACTTTTAAATTTATGTTTTCCAACTAAAATCAAAACAAATTTAAGCCTAGAAGAAATATATCAATACTCAACAGCAAAGGCATTGGTGTATAAAAAAAATGATTTTGTATGCTTTTCTCCGGAACCATTTATAACTATAAAAAATGGCCATATCCATACCTTTCCAATGAAAGGGACAATAGATGCAACATTACCAAATGCCAAAGAAACACTTTTAAATAACAAAAAAGAGATAGATGAACAATATAAAATGGTAGGATTTATGAAAGATGATTTATCTTTAGTTGCAGAAGATATTAAGGTTGAAAAATTTCGCTATATACAACGTGTAAAAAACTTATACCAAACAAGTTCATACTTAAAAGGCAAGATCAAACCCAAGCTAAGCTTAGGAGATATTTTTTCAGCTCTTGTTCCAGCAGCTTCAATAGCAGGTAGTCCAAGAGATAAAGCCATAGAAATAATAAAAGAATGCGAGATTTCAAAACGAGGATTTTATACAGGTGTTTTTGTCTATTTTGATGGAAAAATATGTAAAAGTTTTGTCCTAATAAGATTTGTAAAACAAACTCAAGATGGATTGTGCTTTTTTAGCGGTGGGGGCGTAACAAAACAAAGTGATCCCAAAAAGGAATATGATGAGCTCATCAAAAAAGTCTATTTTCCTTTTTGA